The following coding sequences are from one Selenomonas sputigena ATCC 35185 window:
- a CDS encoding chromate transporter has translation MKQTEVPASPRDAKHFYWKLFSSTFVISAVTIGGGFVIIPLLKAKYVDEYGWIDDKEALDMVAIAQSMPGIVAVNACIILGYRMAGLAGSLTALLATVLPPLITLSVIARCYDAFASNPTVQLALKGMQCGATALILKVAIDLFIKQAKTRLLLPMAIVLATFVANVFFDVNIMLLVIIDGIIGLVLMQDRKFG, from the coding sequence ATGAAGCAGACAGAAGTTCCTGCATCGCCTCGCGATGCCAAGCATTTTTACTGGAAGCTCTTTTCTTCCACCTTCGTCATCAGCGCCGTCACCATCGGTGGCGGTTTCGTCATCATCCCGCTGTTGAAGGCGAAATACGTCGATGAATACGGCTGGATTGACGACAAGGAGGCTCTCGACATGGTCGCCATCGCGCAGTCCATGCCGGGCATCGTCGCCGTCAACGCCTGCATCATCCTCGGCTACCGCATGGCGGGGCTCGCAGGCTCCTTGACAGCGCTCCTCGCGACGGTTCTGCCGCCCCTCATCACGCTTTCTGTCATCGCTCGCTGCTACGATGCCTTTGCCAGCAATCCGACGGTGCAGCTCGCCTTGAAAGGCATGCAGTGCGGCGCGACAGCTCTCATCCTGAAGGTCGCCATCGACCTCTTCATCAAGCAGGCGAAGACGCGCCTCCTGCTGCCCATGGCGATCGTCCTCGCTACCTTCGTCGCCAACGTGTTCTTCGACGTCAACATCATGCTGCTTGTCATCATCGACGGCATCATCGGCCTCGTCCTCATGCAGGACAGGAAATTCGGCTGA